In Kiritimatiellia bacterium, a genomic segment contains:
- a CDS encoding HPr family phosphocarrier protein → MSDNVHKKTSASSREMAILNQYGIHARPAAMFVKTASKYEAEVTVEKDNVRVSGKSIMGLMTMEASCGTKIKITAEGVDADQALDELQKLVEHKFYEE, encoded by the coding sequence ATGTCCGACAATGTCCATAAAAAAACATCGGCCAGCAGCCGCGAGATGGCCATCCTGAATCAATACGGCATTCATGCCCGGCCGGCGGCGATGTTCGTCAAAACCGCCTCAAAATACGAGGCCGAGGTTACGGTTGAAAAGGATAACGTCCGGGTGTCCGGCAAGAGCATTATGGGGCTGATGACGATGGAAGCGAGCTGCGGCACAAAGATCAAAATAACCGCCGAGGGAGTTGACGCCGATCAGGCGCTGGATGAATTGCAGAAACTGGTTGAGCACAAGTTTTACGAAGAATAA